DNA sequence from the Streptomyces sp. HUAS 15-9 genome:
GTCATGGCCGATGCCTTTCGTCGTATGTATGTCGTCCTTCGCCCACCAGCCTCCGGCTCCTCCGCGACACCGCCCTGTCGGTGATTGGCGTCACATTCCGATCTCACTGAGGGGTACGACGTCCGAACCGAGCGTGTCGAGCGAGGCCAGGTCGGCCGGCCGGTCCGGGGCCCGCTCGTCGAGTGCCTCGACGGCCCGGATGCGGTCCAGCCGGAAGCCCCGGGGTGCCCCGCGCAGCCGGCACCAGGCCGCCAGATACCAGTGCTCCTCCCCGCCGAGGAAGCCGAGCGGCTCCACGTCCCGCCCGGTGACGGCGCCCTCCGCGTCCGCGTACTCCAGGCGCAGCACCCGCCCCGCCGACAGCGCCTCCCGCAGCGGGCCGGGGACCATCGGCCCGGCGGTGCGTTCCGGCCGCGCCGCCGGGACGAGCAACTGGACGCGCCCCGCCATCTCGGCCGCCGCGCCGCGCTCCCGCTCCGGCATCACCGCGAGCACCTTGTGCAGGGCGCTGCGCGCGTCGGCCGCGAACGGGGTGCCGGCCAGCGCGTGCAGCCCCACCGCCAGGGCCGTCGCCTCGGCCGGGGTGATGGTCAGCGGCGGCAGTGTGCGCTCCCTGTCGAGGACGTATCCGCCGGTGCGGCCCGGCTCCGCGTGGATCGGCACCCCGGACTGCTGGAGCGCGGCCAGGTCCCGCTCGATCGTGCGGACGCTGACCTCGAAGCGCCGGGCGAGCGCGCGGGCGCTGCGCGGGCGGGGAGCGGCGGCGCGAAGTTCTTCGACGAGGGCGTAGAGACGGTCGGTGCGGTTCACGGTGACAAGTCTGCTGGGCGACGAGCGCATCGAGTGGCGCAGGATCCAGGTGCCGGACTCGCCCGAGGTCACGGATATCCGGTTGCGCGGGATCAACCCGCCCCCCTGACAATGTCGTTCGTGACCTGGACCATCGCACCCGAACCCTTCGGCTCCCCCGTCACAGCCGCGCTCTGGCGGGCGTACTACACGGAGGTCAGCGACCGCTGGTACCTGCTGCACGAGGGGCGCCGGACCGACCCCGGTGAGCTGGAGCGGGAGATCGCCGCCGTCACCGGCGCCGAACTGACCCCGCCGGACGGTCAGTTGCTGGTCGGGCGGTACGACGGCGCACCGGCCGGTTGCGCGGGCGTACGGCTCCTGGACCC
Encoded proteins:
- a CDS encoding helix-turn-helix transcriptional regulator; this translates as MIPRNRISVTSGESGTWILRHSMRSSPSRLVTVNRTDRLYALVEELRAAAPRPRSARALARRFEVSVRTIERDLAALQQSGVPIHAEPGRTGGYVLDRERTLPPLTITPAEATALAVGLHALAGTPFAADARSALHKVLAVMPERERGAAAEMAGRVQLLVPAARPERTAGPMVPGPLREALSAGRVLRLEYADAEGAVTGRDVEPLGFLGGEEHWYLAAWCRLRGAPRGFRLDRIRAVEALDERAPDRPADLASLDTLGSDVVPLSEIGM
- a CDS encoding GNAT family N-acetyltransferase, giving the protein MSFVTWTIAPEPFGSPVTAALWRAYYTEVSDRWYLLHEGRRTDPGELEREIAAVTGAELTPPDGQLLVGRYDGAPAGCAGVRLLDPATAELTRVFVHEELRGKGGAALLVAAAEDAARGLGATRIVLDTRGDLVEARTLYARLGYTETEPYNTNRYAEHWFRKDLS